The Yersinia intermedia genome window below encodes:
- the glmS gene encoding glutamine--fructose-6-phosphate transaminase (isomerizing) — translation MCGIVGAVAQRDIAEILIEGLRRLEYRGYDSAGLAVVDAEGNMTRLRRVGKVQALSDAAENQALHGGTGIAHTRWATHGEPSEANAHPHVSDYISVVHNGIIENHEPLRELLIGRGYRFSSETDTEVIAHLVHWELQQGGSLLEVVKRVIPQLRGAYGTVVMDSRDPSRLVAARSGSPLVIGCGVGENFIASDQLALLPVTRRFIFLEEGDVVEVTRRSIAIFDKQGNAIERPEIESQVQYDAGDKGVYRHYMQKEIYEQPMAIKNTLEGRLNHGAIDLSELGPNADTLLANVQHIQIIACGTSYNSGMVSRYWFESLAGVPCDVEIASEFRYRKSAVRPNSLLITLSQSGETADTLAALRLSKELGYLGSLAICNVAGSSLVRESDLALMTRAGTEIGVASTKAFTTQLTVLLMLVGRIGKLKGADASLEQNIVHALQALPARIEQMLSLDKTIEALAEGFSDKHNALFLGRGDQYPIAMEGALKLKEISYIHAEAYAAGELKHGPLALIDADMPVIVVAPNNELLEKLKSNIEEVRARGGLLYVFADQDAGFTDSEGMKIIQLPHVEEIIAPIFYTVPLQLLSYHVALIKGTDVDQPRNLAKSVTVE, via the coding sequence ATGTGTGGAATTGTTGGCGCAGTAGCGCAACGTGATATCGCTGAGATTCTGATCGAAGGTTTACGTCGTCTTGAATACCGTGGCTATGACTCTGCTGGTTTAGCAGTGGTTGACGCTGAAGGTAATATGACGCGTTTACGTCGGGTGGGTAAAGTACAGGCGCTGTCAGATGCGGCCGAAAATCAGGCTTTACATGGTGGCACCGGGATCGCACATACCCGCTGGGCTACCCATGGTGAGCCATCAGAGGCCAATGCACACCCTCATGTTTCTGACTATATCTCTGTGGTACACAACGGCATTATTGAGAATCACGAACCTTTACGTGAATTACTAATTGGTCGTGGCTACCGTTTCAGTTCTGAAACAGATACTGAAGTTATTGCTCACTTGGTGCACTGGGAACTACAGCAAGGTGGATCTTTGCTGGAAGTGGTTAAGCGTGTTATCCCGCAATTACGCGGCGCTTACGGCACTGTCGTCATGGATAGCCGTGACCCAAGTCGTTTGGTGGCTGCACGCTCTGGTAGCCCATTAGTGATTGGTTGTGGTGTAGGTGAAAACTTTATTGCCTCTGACCAACTGGCGTTGTTACCTGTGACTCGCCGCTTCATCTTCCTGGAGGAAGGTGATGTGGTTGAAGTAACCCGCCGTAGTATCGCAATTTTTGATAAACAGGGTAATGCTATTGAGCGCCCTGAAATTGAATCTCAAGTGCAATACGATGCCGGTGATAAAGGTGTATACCGTCATTACATGCAAAAAGAGATTTATGAACAGCCAATGGCGATTAAAAATACGCTGGAAGGCCGTTTAAATCATGGTGCGATTGATTTGTCTGAACTTGGCCCGAATGCGGATACATTATTGGCAAATGTTCAACATATTCAAATTATTGCCTGTGGTACCTCTTACAACTCAGGCATGGTTTCACGTTATTGGTTTGAATCATTAGCCGGTGTGCCTTGTGACGTAGAGATTGCGTCTGAGTTCCGTTACCGCAAATCCGCTGTGCGCCCAAACAGCCTGCTGATCACCTTGTCACAATCAGGTGAAACTGCCGATACCTTAGCTGCGCTGCGTTTATCGAAAGAGTTGGGGTATTTGGGTTCTCTGGCCATTTGTAACGTTGCTGGTTCTTCGCTGGTGCGTGAGTCAGACTTAGCGTTGATGACCAGAGCCGGTACTGAGATTGGCGTAGCATCGACGAAAGCCTTTACCACTCAGTTGACGGTATTACTGATGCTGGTGGGCCGTATTGGCAAGCTCAAGGGCGCAGATGCCAGTCTGGAGCAGAATATTGTTCATGCGTTGCAGGCTCTACCTGCCCGTATTGAACAGATGTTGTCTCTGGATAAAACCATTGAAGCACTGGCTGAAGGTTTCTCTGATAAACACAATGCCTTGTTCCTTGGTCGCGGTGATCAATACCCGATCGCGATGGAAGGTGCGCTGAAACTCAAAGAGATCTCTTATATTCATGCCGAAGCTTATGCTGCGGGTGAGTTGAAGCACGGCCCATTGGCATTGATTGATGCCGATATGCCGGTCATCGTGGTTGCGCCAAATAATGAATTGTTGGAAAAACTGAAATCCAACATTGAAGAAGTGCGTGCCCGTGGCGGTTTGCTGTATGTGTTTGCTGATCAAGATGCCGGTTTCACTGACAGTGAAGGGATGAAAATCATTCAGTTACCACATGTAGAAGAGATTATTGCGCCTATCTTCTATACCGTGCCACTACAGTTACTGTCTTACCATGTCGCGCTAATTAAAGGCACCGACGTGGATCAGCCACGTAACCTGGCAAAATCAGTCACGGTTGAATAA
- a CDS encoding F0F1 ATP synthase subunit epsilon, protein MAAMTYHLDVVSAEKKMFSGVVQKIQVTGSEGELGIFPGHAPLLTAIKPGMIRIVKQFGEEEFIYLSGGILEVQPSVVIVLADTAIRGTDLDEAKALESKRKAEDHINNSHGDVDYAQASAELAKAIAKLRVIELTRKAM, encoded by the coding sequence ATGGCTGCAATGACTTACCATCTGGATGTTGTGAGCGCAGAGAAGAAAATGTTCTCTGGCGTGGTACAAAAAATTCAGGTGACGGGTAGTGAAGGTGAGCTAGGGATTTTCCCTGGTCACGCCCCACTGCTCACTGCCATTAAGCCTGGCATGATACGTATCGTGAAGCAGTTCGGTGAGGAAGAGTTTATTTATCTTTCTGGCGGCATCCTTGAGGTGCAACCGAGCGTTGTGATCGTATTGGCTGACACAGCTATTCGTGGAACTGATTTGGACGAAGCTAAGGCGCTGGAATCTAAGCGTAAAGCCGAAGATCATATCAACAACTCCCACGGCGATGTCGACTATGCTCAGGCATCCGCTGAATTGGCGAAGGCGATTGCGAAATTACGCGTAATCGAACTGACCAGGAAGGCGATGTAA
- the glmU gene encoding bifunctional UDP-N-acetylglucosamine diphosphorylase/glucosamine-1-phosphate N-acetyltransferase GlmU: MSNSSMSVVILAAGKGTRMYSDLPKVLHPLAGKPMVQHVIDAAMKLGAKNVHLVYGHGGDLLKKTLSDPSLNWVLQAEQLGTGHAMQQAAPHFADDEDILMLYGDVPLISVDTLQRLLAAKPQGGIGLLTVKLDNPSGYGRIVRENGDVVGIVEHKDASDAQREINEINTGILVANGRDLKRWLSLLDNNNAQGEFYITDIIALAHADGKKVAAVHPARLSEVEGVNNRLQLAALERVYQSEQAEKLLLAGVMLLDPARFDLRGELTHGRDITIDTNVIIEGHVTLGDRVRIGSGCVLKNCVIGDDSDISPYSVLENSRLDAGCTVGPFARLRPGAELAEGAHVGNFVEIKNTRLGKGSKAGHLSYLGDAEIGSDVNIGAGTITCNYDGANKFKTIIGDDVFVGSDTQLVAPVTVAKGATIAAGTTVTRDIAEDELVLSRVKQIHVQGWQRPVKKK, from the coding sequence ATGTCTAACAGCTCAATGAGTGTAGTCATCCTTGCCGCAGGTAAGGGGACACGCATGTATTCCGACCTTCCTAAGGTGTTACACCCATTGGCAGGTAAGCCAATGGTTCAGCATGTTATTGATGCAGCCATGAAGCTGGGTGCAAAAAACGTTCATCTGGTTTATGGGCACGGTGGTGATTTACTGAAAAAAACGCTATCCGATCCCTCTTTGAACTGGGTATTACAAGCTGAACAGTTGGGTACCGGGCACGCGATGCAACAAGCTGCACCGCACTTTGCTGATGATGAAGATATCCTGATGCTATACGGCGATGTGCCGTTGATCTCTGTTGATACCTTACAGCGACTGCTGGCGGCGAAGCCACAAGGTGGCATCGGCTTGTTGACTGTGAAGCTGGATAATCCAAGCGGTTATGGCCGTATCGTGCGTGAGAATGGCGATGTGGTAGGAATTGTTGAGCATAAAGATGCCAGTGATGCGCAGCGCGAAATTAATGAAATCAACACCGGAATACTGGTTGCTAATGGGCGTGATCTAAAGCGCTGGCTATCACTGCTGGATAACAATAATGCTCAAGGTGAGTTTTATATCACCGATATTATTGCATTGGCACATGCTGATGGTAAGAAGGTTGCTGCGGTTCACCCCGCTCGGTTGAGTGAGGTTGAAGGGGTAAATAACCGCCTGCAATTAGCTGCTCTAGAGCGTGTATACCAGTCTGAGCAGGCTGAGAAGCTGTTATTGGCGGGTGTGATGTTACTGGATCCTGCGCGCTTTGATTTGCGCGGAGAATTAACACATGGTCGTGATATTACTATCGATACCAATGTCATCATTGAGGGTCATGTGACTTTAGGTGATCGGGTTCGTATTGGTAGCGGATGCGTACTGAAAAATTGCGTGATCGGTGATGATTCTGACATTAGCCCATACAGCGTATTAGAAAACTCACGCTTGGATGCTGGTTGTACTGTCGGGCCATTTGCCCGCCTGCGCCCAGGCGCTGAATTAGCCGAAGGCGCGCACGTTGGCAATTTTGTTGAAATCAAAAATACCCGCTTGGGTAAAGGCTCGAAGGCGGGTCACCTTTCCTATTTGGGCGATGCCGAGATTGGTTCGGATGTAAATATTGGCGCAGGAACAATAACTTGCAACTATGATGGCGCTAATAAATTTAAAACTATTATTGGCGATGATGTCTTTGTCGGATCCGATACTCAATTGGTCGCTCCTGTCACCGTTGCCAAGGGTGCCACTATTGCTGCGGGAACTACCGTTACTCGCGATATTGCAGAAGATGAATTAGTGCTGAGTCGTGTTAAGCAAATTCATGTTCAGGGTTGGCAGCGTCCGGTTAAGAAAAAATAA